In the Nocardioides panaciterrulae genome, CGTACGTCCCCCTTCGTCGAGGACTGGAACGCCGCCACCGAGCCACCTGCCTACCGGGAGCTCTACGAGTCGAGCCTCGATGCGGACCCGGTCCGCACGGCCGCGGCGTCGATTCCGGTCGAGCGGATCTCGGGTGACGTCGTCCTCGCGGCGGGTGCGGGCGACCGGGTCTGGCCGAGCCTCCGGTTCGCGCGGTTGATCGAGCGGCGTCGGATCGAGCACGGCCTGTCCACGACGGTGGTGTGCCATCCGGACTCCGGGCACCGGGTCACGCTGCCGGGTGAGCCGCCCGCCGTCGGTGGCCACCAGATGGCCAGGGGAGGGACGCCCGAAGCCGACGCGGCCTTGGGCGCTGCCGTGTGGCCCGAG is a window encoding:
- a CDS encoding acyl-CoA thioester hydrolase/BAAT C-terminal domain-containing protein → MSGDVVLAAGAGDRVWPSLRFARLIERRRIEHGLSTTVVCHPDSGHRVTLPGEPPAVGGHQMARGGTPEADAALGAAVWPELVRTLRLQVQPQTTDRDRA